The Chthoniobacterales bacterium genome includes the window CCCGCGAAGCAAACTACGCGAAACGTCGTCTCGAACGAGCGATTCGCGCCGCCGACAAGCATTAGGCAGACATGCAAAATGGCGCCGCCGATAAACAGTCCCATCACCACCAGCAACGGGGAAATCACCGCGTAAATGATGATGAACGCCCAGTGGCCCAGTCCAAAAAAATGAGACAGATCATTGCCGCTGTTGAAGCCGGGGATCGACTGCATCAGGCCTTGGAACAAAATCGAGACAACCGAACCCGCGCATCCGCCGATTAAGCCAAACAGAAGTGGGTCCATCAATCCGCCCTCGGGTCGCATCATTGCGAACGCGTCGCCCGGCTTCGCGATCAGGAGACTCACCGTGTCGAGCCACGCCTTCACGAGCCCGATTTGCTCACGATTCTCCCAGGGCAAACCGGAGCCCGGCGCTGCCGCAGGCGCGACCGCCAGCGGGGCGGCGCCCGGCGCGGCAGCCGCTGTTGAAGCAACAAACTCGCTCAGCGGGCGCCAGTCACTCATACCGTTCTGCCAGCCGAGATCGGTGGGACGAAACTGGCCCGTGCTCAGTCCCTGCTGAATTTGTTCGAGGGTAAATTCGCCCAGCTTGGCGCCATCGCGCGCGACATGAATCATCGGCATGGGCCTGTTCTAACGAACAGCCATCGCCAAGTCAATTGCCGCGCATGCTCTTGAAGCTACAACTTCAGTCGAAGCGGCTTTTTGTCGGCGACGCGCCCGGAGCGTCGAGCGCGCGCCAGAAATACCACGCCGCGACCGACCGATAAGGCCGCCATTTCTCGCCGATTTTCGCGAACTGTTTCGGGGTCGGCAATTTTCTGCGGCCGAACGTCTTGGCGAAGCCTTTCTGGACTCCGTAATCGGCCAGGGGCCAGACATCGAGCCGGCCCAGCTCGAACAGGAGCAGCATCTCCACGGTCCATCGCCCGATCCCGAGCACTTTGGTCAGGCGCTCGATGATTTCCTCGTCGGTCATTCGCACAAGTTCGCGGCGACCTGGGACCGTGCCGTCCAGCGTTTTCGCGGCGAGATCCTTGAGCGCGGCGGTCTTGCTGCCGGAAAGGCCACAAGCGCGGAGAGTTTCGTCCGGCGTCTTCAGGACGGCCGCCGGATCGAGCCATTTGCGTTTGCCGTAAAGCGCGCGCACGCGTCCCCAGATCGTGGCGGCCGCCTTTCCGCTAAGCTGCTGATAGGCGATCGATTCCGCCAAGGCATCGAAAGGCCGCACCAGCTCGTTTGCCACCACGTCGAACCGGCGGGACCGCCCGATGAGGTCCGCGAAGCGGGGGTCCGACTGGGCGAGATGGTCGATGGCCTTCTTCACCCACCTTTTGAACAATAAATCGCGCCTCCAGACAAATCCGTTTTGTCCCGGGCCACGAATCAGCTACGATCCCGCCGATGAAGAAAGCCGCCTGCTGCCTTTTCCTGCTCTGCCTCGCCGCCACGCGGATGTGGGGATTGACGCTCCGTGGCGCGGTTGAATCGATCGGCGACGAGAAACCGGAGCCGGTCTCGCTCGACCTTATCGAGATCGAATCGAGCTATGTGACCGGAAGCGATCTGCATCGCAACGTCAGCTTTGGCGATCAGGACGCGATCCAGAACTCGTTTTCCTACGCGCATCGCATCCTCCTCCACGGCAATCTCTACCTCCGTCTCGGAATCGACTATGCCCGCTTCGATTTCAGCAGCACGTCCGCCCCAGTGCCGGATCATTTGCAAAGCGTGGCCGCGGTGGTGGGCGTCGACTACATGCACAACAACGACGTGGGCGCCTTCCTCCAGGTGAAGCCCGGTTTTTACACCGAGGATAACGTCGACAGCGCCTCGTTCGACGCCCCCATCACCCTGGGACGCATCTTTGTTTTGCAGACCGATCACCTCTATCTCTTCACAGGACTGAACGCGTCGTTCCTGCGGGGACGCTTCCCCGTGGTCCCGCTGGTCGGTCTGATCTGGATGCCGGACGACAAATGGAAAGTGCTCGGCCTGTTGCCGGAGCCGCGCGTCATCTATTCGCCTAACGACAAATGGGATTTCTGGCTGGGCGGCGAGCTGACCGGCGGCTCCTTCCGGACCGATCGGAAGGACACGATCTTCCCGTCGAAACTAAACGGCGCTGAAGTCGATTATACGGAATATCGCGCCGGCGGCGGATTCATTTACTCGCCCTGCAATAATGTTTCGATCGATCTCGGCGGCGGCTACGCGATCCGGCGCGAGTTTGATTTCCACCGGGCCGATATCCGCTACAAGGCCGACGGTGCGCCGTACCTGCGGGTCGAATTCAAAGCGAAGTTCTAACTCGGTTATTGCTCCACTCGCCGCAGCAAATAGATGGCGCCGAGAAAGGTGATCACCACGCCGGCGAACAGCATGACGAGGTCGAACGCGTAGAACCGCGGCGCCGCGCCGTAAAGGTTCACCAACCGGAAGGCGCGACAAAAATGGGTGAGCGGGAAGAGTTCCGAAATGTAACGAATGGCCTTGGGCAGTTGCTCCAACGGAGCGAACGCGCCGGAGAGGACGAACACCGGCAGGAGAAAGAAAACCGAGAACTGAATTGCCTGCGTCTGGGTGCGCGAGATGGCGGAGATGAGCAGGCCAAGCCCGAGCGAGCAGAGCAGGAATAGGAAACAAATCAGGGCGAGCGCGGCCGGGTTGTTGAACTGGACCTGAAAATGCCAGGCCGTCAGCAGAATGATTAAGACGATCAGGACGATCGAGATGGCCAGGTACGGGATCACCTTCCCAAGCACGATCTCGCGCCGCCGCAGAGCGGTGACCATCAGTTGAAACAGCGTGCCGGCTTCGCGCTCCCGCGCCAGCGTGCAGGCCATGAGCGTGACAGTGATGAGCTGCAGGATGAGCCCAATCACGCCTGGCACGACGTAGTCGATGAAGCGCGTCTTTGGGTTGTAGAGAATCTTATGCTCCGTCGTCCAGGGCTCCATCATGGAAGTGAATTGCTTTCGCACTTCGACCGGCAATTTCTTGGCGAGGTCGAACACGTCTTCCGGCAACGCATCGATCATCACCGTGCGCTCGCTCAGTTGAAAATCGGCCAGCGTTTTCTGGATGCTGCCTTCGAGCTGTTCGGCGGTGTTCGTGTCGCTGCCGTCGAGAAAAAGCTGCAACGGCGCCGGCGTGCCGGCCGCGATACTGTCGCTCCAGCCTTTCGGGACAATCAGGGCCGCCTGGACACCATGGCCGAGCAAATCCTCTTCGTTGGTGGCCGACGCGGCCGGGGTTTGCCACGCAAAAGTCTTATTTGCCCGGACAAGTTCCACGAACCTGTCCGCGCGCTCGCTTTGATCGCGGTTGATCAGGAGCGCGGGGACCTCCGTCATTTCGCCGGCTTCGAAGGCGTGCCCAAACACGAGTGTAAAAACGGGCGGCAAGATGAGGAGCAACAGCAGGACGCGCCGGTCGCGAAAGATGTGGAGGAACTCCTTGTAGGCGACGCTCAGGATGGCGCTGAAAGATCGGCGGTTCATGGCAGCAAATGGACCCGGCACGTCAGCAAATGGAGCCGGCACGTCAGCAAATGGAGCCGGCACGCCCTCGTGCCGGTGAGATTCAGCGTGACCCAGCTCCAACGGCCCGACGGCGGGCCGTCTCCAATGGCTCCGGCGTCGCCCATAGGGCGACGGCTACAGAAAGCGTCGACGAATAAGCGTGTCATGATCTCGGTTTCAAAAGAGCGTCGTAGCCCTGCGAGTAAGCCGTGAAGACGTCTTCCATGTCGGGTTCCACCCATCGGTGGCCGCGCCATTTCAGACCGTCGAACGGCCATTGCGTTTCCCATTCATGGATGAGCTTCTCGGGATCGGCGGCATAAAGGCGGAGCGCGCCGCTCCGGAGCGAAACGCCAAGAATGTCGGATTGTTCCCGCAGCCGGACTAGCGCCGGCATTACCGGCTCGACGTCGATTTCGAGCAGCTTCGTCCGGAAGCTTTCCTTGAGTTCGCGCGGCGGCGCTTTGGCCAGGAGCCGGCCTTCCTCGATGAAACCGACCTCCGTACAGCGTTCCGCCTCATCCATGTAATGGGTCGTGACGAAAATAGTGATCCCGTGGTTGCTCAGGTCGTAGAGCAAATCCCAGATCTGCTGGCGATGAACCGGGTCGAGGCCGGAAGTCGGTTCGTCCAAAAACAGGAGCGGCGGATCGTGGACCAGCGCGCAAGACATAGCCAGCATCTGGCGCATGCCGCCGGAAAGTTCGCCGGCCATGGCGCGCCGTTTCTTTTCCAGGTCGGTTAGTTTCAAAAGGCGCTCCAGCCGCTCGGGGATTTCGTGGCGCGGCACCCGGCTGGCGCCGGCAAAAAAGCGGATGTTCTCCTCGACGGTCAGATCGCGATAAAGACTGAACCGTTGCGCGACATAACCGAATCGGCTCCGCGCCAGGTGGCGTTCCTTCCAGACATCGATACCAGAGATGGCGGCCCTGCCACTGGTGGGATGAACCAGGCCGCAGAGCATGCGGATCGTGGTGGTTTTCCCTGCGCCATTCGCCCCGAGAAAGCCAAAAATGGTCCCGGGCAAAATCGACAACGAGAGATCCTGGACGGCCTTGGTGTCGCCGTAGGATTTGCTCAGGCGGTCGAGAAAAATGGCCGGTTCGCTCATGAAAGATTTTTAATGGAGCCGGCCCGCCCCCGGGCCGCTGGAGGTAGATCATCGCTGGTCCCTTCGGCGCGAGGGCGCGCCGGCTCCAACTGTTGCAACCGAACCACTATGGGATAGATGTGACTTCTTCAAAATGGAAAAGAAAACAGGTGAAGCAACGCGGTTCCGCCCCGTCCAAAAAATCATGCGAATTCTTTCTCTTCTTTGTCTCGTTGGCCTGGCTGTTTCCAGAGCCGGGGCGGCCGATCCGGTGGCGGAAATGGCGAGCTTCTCGGTTTTTGACAAGATCGACCTCAACGAGCTGGCTAAGGGCGAGCCGAAGGTGGCGCATGGCCCGCCGCTGGGAGGTCGCTACATTTCGGCCCAGAGCTGCTTTGTCGTAGCCGGTGTTCCGGCGCGGGTGAGCGAAGCGCTGCGGCAGTGGAATCCGACGCGGCATTCCGAGCTCAAGGTGATGATTCACTCCGATCTGCCTTCGTCTCCGAGCGCGGCAAATTTTTCCCGGCTCTCGAGCGCGCCTGATAACAGCGCCGTCCGTGCGCTGGTCAGCGCCACCCAAAAACTTTCACCCGATCTCCAGATCAGCAAAGAGGAAGAAAAGAAGTTCGCCGCGGTGGCCGGCGCCACGACAATGACGGGCCCTGTCGCTGCCGCCTGGGCCGATGTCTTGAGCGCGCGCGCCCGAGCCGGTCGATCGTCGCAGCCCTCCTACAGTCACACCGCCCAGAACGCGAAGCCATCCGAAGAGCTCAATGCTTTGCTTAGCGCAAATGACAAAGTTCGCGGCCGATTCTCCGGCGTCCTCGGAGGCGGCGGCGAGCAATTCTGGGAATTGCTGACGGCGGATGAGATTGCGGTGCTGACGTTGGGCGCCTCCTATCGCCGATCGGGAGGCAACGGCACCTACCAGGCCGCGGATGCTCTATACTATGCCAGCGGCGGTTATTA containing:
- a CDS encoding YIP1 family protein, which produces MPMIHVARDGAKLGEFTLEQIQQGLSTGQFRPTDLGWQNGMSDWRPLSEFVASTAAAAPGAAPLAVAPAAAPGSGLPWENREQIGLVKAWLDTVSLLIAKPGDAFAMMRPEGGLMDPLLFGLIGGCAGSVVSILFQGLMQSIPGFNSGNDLSHFFGLGHWAFIIIYAVISPLLVVMGLFIGGAILHVCLMLVGGANRSFETTFRVVCFAGGAANLFSMIPMCGGLIAAVYQIVLNCIGLSRAHPTTTGKALMAIFLPLIVCCGLSLLLGVILGGFGGLSQLLNKH
- a CDS encoding DNA-3-methyladenine glycosylase 2 family protein, coding for MKKAIDHLAQSDPRFADLIGRSRRFDVVANELVRPFDALAESIAYQQLSGKAAATIWGRVRALYGKRKWLDPAAVLKTPDETLRACGLSGSKTAALKDLAAKTLDGTVPGRRELVRMTDEEIIERLTKVLGIGRWTVEMLLLFELGRLDVWPLADYGVQKGFAKTFGRRKLPTPKQFAKIGEKWRPYRSVAAWYFWRALDAPGASPTKSRFD
- a CDS encoding ABC transporter permease; translation: MNRRSFSAILSVAYKEFLHIFRDRRVLLLLLILPPVFTLVFGHAFEAGEMTEVPALLINRDQSERADRFVELVRANKTFAWQTPAASATNEEDLLGHGVQAALIVPKGWSDSIAAGTPAPLQLFLDGSDTNTAEQLEGSIQKTLADFQLSERTVMIDALPEDVFDLAKKLPVEVRKQFTSMMEPWTTEHKILYNPKTRFIDYVVPGVIGLILQLITVTLMACTLAREREAGTLFQLMVTALRRREIVLGKVIPYLAISIVLIVLIILLTAWHFQVQFNNPAALALICFLFLLCSLGLGLLISAISRTQTQAIQFSVFFLLPVFVLSGAFAPLEQLPKAIRYISELFPLTHFCRAFRLVNLYGAAPRFYAFDLVMLFAGVVITFLGAIYLLRRVEQ
- a CDS encoding ABC transporter ATP-binding protein; translation: MSEPAIFLDRLSKSYGDTKAVQDLSLSILPGTIFGFLGANGAGKTTTIRMLCGLVHPTSGRAAISGIDVWKERHLARSRFGYVAQRFSLYRDLTVEENIRFFAGASRVPRHEIPERLERLLKLTDLEKKRRAMAGELSGGMRQMLAMSCALVHDPPLLFLDEPTSGLDPVHRQQIWDLLYDLSNHGITIFVTTHYMDEAERCTEVGFIEEGRLLAKAPPRELKESFRTKLLEIDVEPVMPALVRLREQSDILGVSLRSGALRLYAADPEKLIHEWETQWPFDGLKWRGHRWVEPDMEDVFTAYSQGYDALLKPRS